The genomic DNA AGGTGACGTCGGGAAATTCGTGCGAGACATTCTCGGCGATCTCGTCCCACATCACCATGCCATGGCGCTGCGCGTTCGATTTGGTGACCACGGTCAAGAGCTTGCGCGGCCGGGACTGCGCCAACCGGTAGGCGTAGCGAATGATGCGCTCCACGCCGACGCGGGTGAAGACAGACACGTCCATTCCGACTTCTTCCGGCAGACCGCGATGCACCCGTCCGCCGGCGCCTGAATACTCACCCTCCGAATTCTCGCGCACGATCACCCAGTCGAGGTCGCCGGCCCGCACGTCGCGCAGCGGAGAAGCAATGCCGGGCAGGATCTTGGTCGGCCGCACATTGGCGTATTGATCGAAACCCTGACAGATTTGCAGGCGCAGCCCCCAAAGGGTGACATGGTCGGGTACGTCGGCCGCGCCGACGGCGCCAAAATAGATGGCGTCAAATTTCCTGAGCCGTTCCAGTCCGTCGGCCGGCATCATGACGCCGTTGCGCTTATAATAATTCGATCCCCAATCGAAGAGGCTGAATTCCAGCTTCAAGTCGCCGCGCTGCGCGGCCAGCACCTCGAGCACGGTGATCCCGGCATCAATGACCTCTGGTCCAATTCCGTCTGCGGGAATTGCAGCGATCGAATATTTGCGCACTGTCAATCTCCTTGGCATGCGATGAGCAGGGAGCGCCAAGCCAAGGATGGAGGCTATCGCGACCGGGCGCGCTGCGCATTGAGCTTCAGGGCCTCGCGCTCGATCTTCTGGCCTGGCCATAGAGCTTGAGTAGCGCAGGTACCTGCGCGGGTAGGCATGCACTTAGAGGCACACATAACCGCCGTCGATCACCAACGCCGCCCCAGTCATGTAGCGGGCCGCATCGCTGGCAAGGTAAACCGCCAGCGCGCCGAGGTCTTCGGGATCTCCCAACTTGCCCATCGGTATGGTCTGCACATAAGCTTCGATGATTTCTGGATTCTTCTGTGCCCAAAGCTTGTTCGGCTCGGTTTCGAAGATGCCCGGGCAGATCGCGTTGACAGTGATTCCGTGCCGTGCCCAGTCCACAGCAAGGCTCCGGGTTAGCATCAGCACCCCGGCCTTTGCCGTCTCGTAATGCCGGCCCTGGATGTTGCGGCCCGCGACCATGGCGTTTATCGAGGCAAGGTTGATCACGCGCCCGCCCTGGCCGCGCCGGATCATCGCGCCGCCGATGTGCTTGCAGCACAGGAAGGTCGAAGTCAGGTTCAGGTCAACCAGTGCCTTCCACTGGTCCAATGGCATATCCTCGAGAGGCACGTTCATCCGCCGCCCGCCGATATTGTTCACAAGGATGTCAAAGCTGCCCTGCGCGGCCACCGCCTTAAGGCAGGCAGCTTCGCAGGTGGAGGGATCGCTCATATCCGCAACGATGGTCGCGACCTTGCGGCCCATCGCGCGGATGTCGGCGGCGGTCTTGTCCAGACTTTCCGCTGTGCGGCTCGCCATCGTAATGTCGGCGCCAGCTTCGGCAAGCCCGAGGGCCATTTCACGCCCCAGCCCCCGACTGCCGCCCGTGATAAACACCTGCTTGTCATCGAGGCGAAGCCGATCAAAAACACCCATGCTGCTGCACTCTCGCGCGCGGCCACCGAAGCAGGACCGTCACGCCTTGTTTACGCGACGCCGCGCGCCTTGTGGAATGCCAAGCTCGGATATCCCCATGCATCCGCGGCATGGACGGCGGCACTCAGGATTAAGCCATTCCTTGAGGGCATCGGCAAAATCGGGGTGCCAGCGCGACAGGGGTGGACGGTTGTCGGGCTATGTCGCCAGCCGCCCAGCAGATGCGCTTTTCGTCGGTGGCGCGATCCACTTCGTTGTCAGGGCACAAGATGTAGAAGTTGCCGTGCGGAAGGCCTGATCGGCTAGCGCGCTCAGTTGTGTCTTGTCGGCCACATCGGCGGCACCCCAATCACGTCGCCTGGGGCGGCGAACATGATCTAACGTGCCATCGCGATCCGGCCTGCATCGCAATCGGCGCTGCAGACCCGCAGCCAGCACGCGTCAGATACCGTACCGCCGCAAGGCCGATGCCCGCCGGTGATGACGGCAGTCGAACCTCTAGCAAGTGCGACATGCGGTTTCCTTGGCTATTGCTGCCGGGTCAGGCTGTAGCCCCGGGGAAGATCTCAAATCCGGTGTCTATGATCGACGGTGTCTCGGGACGTTCAGGGGCCAGAAGGATCGCCTCGATCGCCTTTTGCCCAATCAGGAAACGGTTCGAACGCATCGTCGACAGGGGCTGCGGCAATTCCAGCCCGATATCCAGACCATTGAAGCCGAAGATCGCCAGTTTGTCCGGTACCCTAATGCTTGCTGCGAGGCAGTGAAATATGCCGCCCACCGCCATGTCGTCGTTGGAATAGACTGCGACGTCGACCGATGAGGTGGCGCAGAGCTGCGCCGTCTGTTTCCGTCCCGCAGCGACGGAGCTTTGGCCATCGGCGATGGCATGGGCGACGAACGACAGCCCTGCCTGGCCAAGGGCTTCGCACATGCCATCATAGCGCAGGCGTGCGCGACGATCGGCGGTCCAGTCATGTCCGACATAGCCAAACCGCCGGTAACCGCGTGCGATCAGGTGCTGGCCCACCGCATAGCCCGCATGCCGATGCGACATGCCGACGGCCATGTCGATGGGCGCACTATCGATATCCATCATCTCGACCACGCGCACACCGCTTTGGTCCAGCATGCGACGGGTGGCCATGGTGTGATCGAAGCCCGCGATTAGGATCGCCGCGGGTTTCCACGCAAGCAGCCCACGCACCAGCGTTTCCTCGCGGTCCATGTCGTAGTCGCTAATGCTGATGACTGCCTGATAGTTCGACGTTTTCAGCCCGGCGCTGACGCCCTGCAGCACCTCGGGGAAGACAATGTTTGAAAGCGAGGGCACCACGACGCCCACCAGGAACGAATCCAGCGATGCCAGCGATCCAGCGATGCGGTTGGGGACGTAGCCAAGAGTGCGGACGCTTTCCATCACCTTGGCGCGGGTGGCTTCCGCAACCAGCCCCTGATTGCGCATGATCCGCGACACGGTCGATTCACTGACACCGGCCAGACGCGCCACCTCGTGGACCGTCACCTTGCTTTTCTTTTCCTGAAGGCGTTGCCTGATCTTCGTCAACGGGATCCCCTTGTGCGGAGGCAGCGTTCTGACCGCGGTTGAACGCTTGTGATGCCACGATGCCAGCGGGGTTGTACATTCATTTTGTGCCCGAAGGGACGAAGGGGCGGCACGCAGCCGCCCCTTCCTTGTGAGGATCAGCGCCTGACGAAGTTGTGCCACGGGTGCGCTTCCTTGAAATTCAGAACCTCGCGGATCTTGCGGTTGGACAATGGCGCCTCGTCCCGGCCCATCGGGCGGGTGATGGGGGTGTTCGGGCAGTATTTCGCAAGGAATTCCGTCGTAGGCAGGTCGGCGGTGATGGTATCGTTCACTGCGTTGAATACTTGAAACCCAAGCCCATCCTTTTCAAGGCACAGATGCACGATCTCGCCCAGGTCGCGGGCATCGATATAGCTCCAGGCATTGCGCTTGCGGCACATCGGATCGTCGAGGTAGCCTGGGAAGTTCACATATTCATGCGGCTCGATCACGTTACCTATGCGCAGCGCGTAAATGTCGGCGCCGTAGCGCATCGCAAAGGCGCGGGCGGTCTTTTCGTTGACCAGCTTCGACAGGCCGTAGCTGTCCATCGGGTCGTTGTCGTAATCTTCTTCTAGCGGGAACGAATGGTAATCCTTGTCGCCTTCGGCAAAGCAAACGCCGTAAGTCGTTTCGGAGCTGGCGATGATGACCTTGCGCACGCCCAGCTTCATCGCCGCTTCGATCACGTTGTAGGTGCCCACGGTGTTGGCGGAGAAGGTCGTGTTGTCGGGGTTGATCATCACGCGCGGCACCGCGGCGAAATGCACGACCGCATCGGGGGCCTTGGGTGGAGCACCGTCATTGTAGCCGTCAAAGCCAAAATGCGTGGTCAGCGCGTTGAACACCTGACCGCTGTCGGTGATGTCGGTGATCAGGGTGTTGACGCCCGGATGATCGAGCGGCTTCAGATCGACGTTGAGGACCGAATAGCCCTTGGCAAGAAGATGCGGCACGGCATGGCGACCGGCCTTGCCGGTGCCGCCGGTGAAAATGATGCGTTTCGTCATGCTCAGTCTCCGTCAATGGACAATTCATCAGGCTGTTGCGCAATCTGTCACCTGGCGGGATCAGCCCGTAGCCGCCAGCATGACCCGCTCCTGCGTCGCGTCTTCGCGGTCAAGAATGCCGGTGATACGCCCTTCCTTCAGGACTACCACCCGGTCGCTGATGGCAAGCACCTCAGGCAGGTCGGAAGAGACGACGATGATCGACATCCCATCCTCGGCCAGCCGGTTGAGCAGGGCGTGCACCTCGGCTTTGGCACCGATGTCGATGCCGCGCGTCGGTTCGTCGACGATCAGGATGCGCGGCTTGCGCGCCACCCACTTGGCGATCACGACCTTCTGCTGGTTCCCGCCCGACAGGGTCAGCAGCTTTTGTTCGGGCGACGGTGTCTTTATCCCCAGCGAGCGGATGTAGGCGAGGCAGGCGTTTGTCTCGCGCCTGCGTTGCACCACGCCCATCGTGCAGTAATCCGACAGGTGTGTCAGGCTGAAATTCTCGCGCACCGACATGCCCAGGACGAGGCCCATCTCCTTGCGGTCTTCGGTCACGAAACCGATGCCGAGGTCGATGGCCTGCGAGGGCTCGCGAATGGAGACCTTCTGCCCCTCGACCCGGATTTCGCCGACGCTGGGGCGGCTGCCGAAGACCATTTCCATGATCTCTGTCCGGCCGGAGCCGACCAGCCCGAAGAGGCCCAGCACCTCACCCTTGTGCAGATCGAAACTGACATCCGCCACCCGCGCCCCGCGCGAGGTGGGCCGCTTCAGCCCGAGGCCGCGTACGGATAGCAGCACGTCTCGGGTGGCATGCGAGTTGTGTTTTCCGAAAAGCTGCGACATGTCACGGTCGACCATCTTGCGCACGAGGATGTCGCGCGTCATGTCGCCGATCGGGCGGGTGTCGACGGTTTCGCCGTCGCGCAACACCGTCACGCGATCACCTATCTCGAAAATCTCGTCCAGCCGGTGCGAGATATAGGCCACGCCGACGTTCTGCGATGCCAGCTTGCGCACCATCCGCATCAGCGTCGATGCCTCGTGGTGACTGAGGGAGGCGGTCGGTTCATCCATGATGATCAGCTTTGAGCGATAGGAAATCGCGCGCGCGATCTCCACCATCTGCTTTTGCCCGATGCTGAGGTTGCCGACCTTTGCCGTCGGCTCGATGTTCATGTCCAGTTCGGCCAGCACCGCCTTGGCATCGGCGTTCATCCTGCGGCTGTCGATCAGCCCGCCCGCGCCAAGCGGTTCGCGTGCAAGGTAGATGTTTTCGGCCACGGTCAGGTTGTTCACCACCGCCAGCTCTTGATAGATGATGCTGATCCCCAGCGCGCTGGCGTGAACGGGATCCCTGATCACCACGTCTTGGCCATCGACACGGATCACCCCTCCCGGATCGGCGCGATATACGCCGGTCATGATCTTCATCAAGGTACTCTTTCCGGCCCCATTCTCGCCGGCAAGCACATGCA from Mesorhizobium sp. M1E.F.Ca.ET.045.02.1.1 includes the following:
- a CDS encoding tartrate dehydrogenase → MRKYSIAAIPADGIGPEVIDAGITVLEVLAAQRGDLKLEFSLFDWGSNYYKRNGVMMPADGLERLRKFDAIYFGAVGAADVPDHVTLWGLRLQICQGFDQYANVRPTKILPGIASPLRDVRAGDLDWVIVRENSEGEYSGAGGRVHRGLPEEVGMDVSVFTRVGVERIIRYAYRLAQSRPRKLLTVVTKSNAQRHGMVMWDEIAENVSHEFPDVTWDKMLVDAMTVRMVLKPQSLDTIVATNLHADVLSDLAGALTGSLGIAPTANIDPERRFPSMFEPIHGSAFDIAGKGIANPIATFWTAVQMLSHLGEHGAADQLMRAIERAGEAGIMTPDVGGKATTRQVTEAVSNAIRGRNVLMG
- a CDS encoding SDR family NAD(P)-dependent oxidoreductase, whose amino-acid sequence is MGVFDRLRLDDKQVFITGGSRGLGREMALGLAEAGADITMASRTAESLDKTAADIRAMGRKVATIVADMSDPSTCEAACLKAVAAQGSFDILVNNIGGRRMNVPLEDMPLDQWKALVDLNLTSTFLCCKHIGGAMIRRGQGGRVINLASINAMVAGRNIQGRHYETAKAGVLMLTRSLAVDWARHGITVNAICPGIFETEPNKLWAQKNPEIIEAYVQTIPMGKLGDPEDLGALAVYLASDAARYMTGAALVIDGGYVCL
- a CDS encoding LacI family DNA-binding transcriptional regulator; translation: MTKIRQRLQEKKSKVTVHEVARLAGVSESTVSRIMRNQGLVAEATRAKVMESVRTLGYVPNRIAGSLASLDSFLVGVVVPSLSNIVFPEVLQGVSAGLKTSNYQAVISISDYDMDREETLVRGLLAWKPAAILIAGFDHTMATRRMLDQSGVRVVEMMDIDSAPIDMAVGMSHRHAGYAVGQHLIARGYRRFGYVGHDWTADRRARLRYDGMCEALGQAGLSFVAHAIADGQSSVAAGRKQTAQLCATSSVDVAVYSNDDMAVGGIFHCLAASIRVPDKLAIFGFNGLDIGLELPQPLSTMRSNRFLIGQKAIEAILLAPERPETPSIIDTGFEIFPGATA
- a CDS encoding NAD(P)-dependent oxidoreductase yields the protein MTKRIIFTGGTGKAGRHAVPHLLAKGYSVLNVDLKPLDHPGVNTLITDITDSGQVFNALTTHFGFDGYNDGAPPKAPDAVVHFAAVPRVMINPDNTTFSANTVGTYNVIEAAMKLGVRKVIIASSETTYGVCFAEGDKDYHSFPLEEDYDNDPMDSYGLSKLVNEKTARAFAMRYGADIYALRIGNVIEPHEYVNFPGYLDDPMCRKRNAWSYIDARDLGEIVHLCLEKDGLGFQVFNAVNDTITADLPTTEFLAKYCPNTPITRPMGRDEAPLSNRKIREVLNFKEAHPWHNFVRR
- a CDS encoding sugar ABC transporter ATP-binding protein, giving the protein MSHFLEMRGIAKTFPGVKALNRVDLQLARGEVHVLAGENGAGKSTLMKIMTGVYRADPGGVIRVDGQDVVIRDPVHASALGISIIYQELAVVNNLTVAENIYLAREPLGAGGLIDSRRMNADAKAVLAELDMNIEPTAKVGNLSIGQKQMVEIARAISYRSKLIIMDEPTASLSHHEASTLMRMVRKLASQNVGVAYISHRLDEIFEIGDRVTVLRDGETVDTRPIGDMTRDILVRKMVDRDMSQLFGKHNSHATRDVLLSVRGLGLKRPTSRGARVADVSFDLHKGEVLGLFGLVGSGRTEIMEMVFGSRPSVGEIRVEGQKVSIREPSQAIDLGIGFVTEDRKEMGLVLGMSVRENFSLTHLSDYCTMGVVQRRRETNACLAYIRSLGIKTPSPEQKLLTLSGGNQQKVVIAKWVARKPRILIVDEPTRGIDIGAKAEVHALLNRLAEDGMSIIVVSSDLPEVLAISDRVVVLKEGRITGILDREDATQERVMLAATG